The following coding sequences lie in one Vibrio sp. BS-M-Sm-2 genomic window:
- a CDS encoding 23S rRNA (adenine(2030)-N(6))-methyltransferase RlmJ: MLSYRHSFHAGNHADVVKHIVQSLILNSLKQKDKPFVYHDTHSGVGRYDLTHEWSEKTGEYKQGIARVWEQKDLPEDIQSYLESISTLNNGDKLRYYPGSPRVARAHLREQDRMVLTELHPADHPLLEQEFHRDRQVSIYKEDGFQRLKGSLPPKERRGLVLIDPPYELAREYRDVVTAIAQSHKRWATGIYAIWYPVVNRCDIEDMIEGLESLGINKILQIELGVSPDTNERGMTASGMIVINPPWKLESQMNEILPFLKEAIAPATGHFKVEWIVPE; this comes from the coding sequence TTGTTAAGTTATCGCCACAGCTTCCACGCAGGTAACCATGCCGACGTAGTAAAGCATATCGTACAGAGCCTTATTCTTAATTCTTTGAAACAGAAGGATAAGCCTTTTGTTTATCATGACACTCACTCTGGTGTAGGTCGTTACGACTTAACGCATGAATGGTCTGAAAAAACCGGTGAATACAAGCAAGGTATTGCACGCGTGTGGGAGCAAAAAGACCTTCCTGAAGACATTCAAAGCTACCTTGAGTCTATCTCAACGCTAAACAATGGCGACAAGCTGCGCTACTACCCGGGTTCACCACGTGTTGCACGTGCCCATCTGCGCGAACAAGACCGCATGGTACTGACCGAGCTTCACCCAGCCGATCACCCGCTGCTTGAGCAAGAGTTCCACCGCGATCGTCAGGTATCTATCTACAAAGAAGATGGCTTCCAACGCTTAAAAGGCAGCCTACCACCAAAAGAGCGTCGTGGTTTGGTACTTATCGATCCGCCTTATGAGCTAGCAAGAGAGTACCGCGATGTGGTGACGGCGATTGCTCAAAGCCATAAGCGCTGGGCAACTGGTATCTACGCAATTTGGTACCCGGTAGTAAACCGTTGTGACATCGAAGATATGATCGAAGGCTTAGAAAGCTTAGGCATCAACAAGATTCTACAAATCGAACTTGGCGTATCACCAGACACCAACGAGCGCGGCATGACAGCATCAGGCATGATTGTTATCAACCCGCCTTGGAAGCTAGAAAGCCAAATGAACGAGATTCTTCCATTCTTGAAGGAAGCAATTGCACCGGCAACCGGTCACTTCAAAGTAGAGTGGATCGTACCCGAGTAA
- a CDS encoding tyrosine-type recombinase/integrase: MFTYAKDVLLQRLRTSIQSSKKTNQDHSTLLLNNRGMPLCSNNIQQYFRRLREDIKNTFQTSFDHRTHDLRATYGTYRLDALLDHLAVGDALALVMAWMGHKDDKTTWKYLKYLRKEKANQSAIVLLDQILEESLK, encoded by the coding sequence ATTTTCACTTATGCAAAGGATGTACTATTACAGCGTCTCAGAACGTCGATTCAATCGAGCAAAAAAACCAACCAAGACCACTCTACCCTTTTACTCAATAATCGTGGAATGCCTCTATGTAGCAATAATATTCAACAGTACTTTCGCCGTCTACGAGAAGATATTAAGAACACGTTTCAAACATCATTCGATCATAGAACACATGACTTGAGAGCAACTTATGGAACCTACCGGTTAGATGCTCTTTTAGATCATCTAGCTGTTGGTGATGCGCTAGCGCTAGTAATGGCTTGGATGGGTCACAAGGATGACAAAACAACATGGAAATACCTTAAATACCTTCGCAAAGAGAAAGCTAATCAATCTGCGATAGTTCTCCTTGATCAGATTTTAGAGGAGTCACTTAAATGA
- the prlC gene encoding oligopeptidase A, with amino-acid sequence MSNPLLTFTDLPPFSQIKPEHVKPAVEQVIEACRNKIEQVLEGNTSPSWDNLVAPIEEVDDRLGRIWSPVSHMNSVVNSDELREAYESCLPVLSEYGTWVGQHKDLFEAYKAIKASEAFSALNRAQQKTITDALRDFELSGIGLPADEQHRYGEISKRQSELGSQFSNNVLDATMGWSKQVTDVAELAGMPESALAAAQAAAESKEQEGYLLTLDIPSYLPVMTYCDNQELRKELYEAYVTRASDRGPNAGKWDNTEIITEQLKLRHEIARMLGFSTYSEKSLSTKMAETPDQVLGFLNDLAVKAKPQGEREVEELRQFAEKEFGVSELNLWDIAYYSEKQKQNLFEISDEELRPYFPESNVVSGLFEVLNRVFGMSVTEREGVDTWHESVRFFDIFDATGALRGSFYLDLYAREHKRGGAWMDDCRGRRITESGELQTPVAYLTCNFNKPVGDKPALFTHDEVVTLFHEFGHGIHHMLTQVEAGAVAGINGVPWDAVELPSQFLENWCWEEEALSFISGHFETGEALPKEMLEKMLAAKNFQSAMFILRQLELGLFDFTLHTEYDPEVGARVLETLADVKSKVSVLPSLDWNRFSHSFGHIFAGGYSAGYYSYLWAEVLSADAFSAFEEEGIFNTETGNRFLNNILEMGGSEEPMELFKRFRGREPQIDAMLRHAGISA; translated from the coding sequence ATGTCTAATCCGCTATTAACCTTCACGGACTTACCTCCGTTTTCACAAATCAAACCTGAGCACGTTAAGCCAGCGGTTGAGCAAGTGATTGAAGCGTGTCGCAACAAGATAGAACAAGTACTTGAAGGTAATACTTCACCAAGCTGGGACAACCTAGTTGCTCCGATTGAAGAAGTGGATGATCGTTTAGGCCGTATTTGGTCACCAGTAAGCCATATGAACTCGGTTGTGAACAGCGATGAACTGCGTGAAGCGTATGAGAGCTGCCTACCAGTATTGTCTGAGTACGGCACTTGGGTTGGTCAACACAAAGACTTGTTTGAAGCGTACAAAGCGATCAAGGCCAGTGAAGCATTCTCGGCATTAAACCGAGCGCAACAAAAAACCATTACCGATGCACTGCGCGACTTCGAACTGTCGGGCATTGGCTTGCCAGCAGACGAGCAGCACCGCTACGGCGAGATCAGCAAGCGCCAGTCTGAGCTAGGTTCTCAGTTCTCAAATAACGTGCTTGATGCAACCATGGGTTGGAGCAAGCAGGTGACAGACGTGGCTGAATTAGCGGGCATGCCTGAATCAGCACTGGCGGCAGCTCAAGCGGCAGCGGAGTCTAAAGAGCAAGAAGGTTACCTACTGACTCTGGATATCCCATCATACCTACCGGTGATGACCTACTGTGATAATCAAGAGCTACGTAAAGAGCTGTACGAAGCGTACGTAACACGCGCTTCGGACCGTGGACCAAATGCTGGTAAATGGGACAACACAGAGATCATCACCGAGCAACTTAAACTGCGTCACGAGATCGCTCGCATGCTGGGTTTTAGCACTTACAGCGAGAAATCACTGTCGACCAAGATGGCAGAAACGCCAGATCAGGTTCTTGGCTTCCTGAACGACCTAGCAGTAAAAGCAAAACCACAAGGTGAACGCGAAGTTGAAGAGCTGCGTCAGTTTGCTGAGAAAGAGTTTGGTGTTTCTGAGCTAAACCTGTGGGACATCGCTTACTACAGCGAGAAACAAAAACAGAACCTGTTCGAGATATCTGATGAAGAGCTTCGTCCATACTTCCCTGAATCAAACGTAGTTTCAGGCCTGTTTGAGGTATTAAACCGTGTGTTTGGTATGTCGGTAACAGAGCGTGAAGGCGTCGACACATGGCATGAGTCAGTGCGCTTCTTTGATATCTTTGATGCGACAGGAGCACTGCGCGGTAGCTTCTACCTAGATTTGTACGCACGTGAACACAAACGTGGCGGAGCGTGGATGGATGACTGTCGTGGTCGTCGTATTACCGAGTCTGGCGAGCTACAAACACCTGTCGCTTACCTAACGTGTAACTTCAATAAACCTGTTGGTGATAAGCCAGCACTATTTACTCACGATGAAGTAGTGACTTTGTTCCACGAGTTTGGCCACGGTATCCACCACATGCTAACGCAAGTTGAAGCGGGTGCTGTGGCAGGTATCAACGGTGTGCCTTGGGATGCCGTTGAGCTACCAAGTCAGTTCTTAGAGAACTGGTGTTGGGAAGAAGAAGCGCTGTCGTTTATCTCTGGTCACTTCGAAACGGGTGAAGCCTTACCAAAAGAGATGCTAGAGAAGATGCTTGCGGCGAAGAACTTCCAATCAGCGATGTTTATCCTGCGTCAGCTAGAGCTTGGCCTGTTCGATTTCACGCTACACACAGAATACGATCCAGAAGTTGGTGCTCGCGTACTAGAAACGCTAGCGGATGTTAAGTCTAAGGTATCGGTACTGCCAAGCCTTGATTGGAACCGCTTCTCACACAGCTTTGGCCACATCTTTGCTGGTGGTTACAGTGCAGGTTACTACAGCTACCTATGGGCAGAAGTCTTATCTGCAGATGCGTTCTCGGCATTTGAAGAAGAGGGTATCTTCAACACTGAAACCGGTAACCGCTTCCTGAACAACATCCTTGAGATGGGTGGCAGTGAAGAGCCGATGGAGCTGTTCAAACGCTTCCGTGGTCGTGAGCCACAAATCGATGCAATGCTTCGTCATGCGGGTATCAGCGCGTAA
- the gorA gene encoding glutathione-disulfide reductase: protein MATHFDYICIGGGSGGIASANRAAMHGAKVALIEAQDLGGTCVNVGCVPKKVMWHGAQVAEAINLYSEDYGFDVDVKGFNWSKLVENRQAYIGRIHQSYDRVLGNNKVNVIKGFAKFVDEKTVEVNGEHYTADHILIAVGGRPTIPNIPGAEYGIDSNGFFDLMEQPKRVAVIGAGYIAVEIAGVLSALGTETHLFCRKESPLRSFDPMIIETLVEVMEAEGPTLHTHSVPKEVVKEADGTLTLHLENGNTQNVDHLIWAIGRHPATDAINLASTGVATNDRGYIKVDEFQATNVPGIYCVGDIMEGGIELTPVAVKAGRQLSERLFNGQTNAKMDYNLVPTVVFSHPPIGTIGLTTQEAEEKYGKDNIKVYTSGFTAMYTAVTKHRQPCKMKLVCAGEEETVVGLHGIGFTVDEMIQGFGVAMKMGATKADFDSVVAIHPTGSEEFVTM, encoded by the coding sequence ATGGCGACTCATTTTGATTACATCTGTATCGGCGGCGGTTCAGGCGGCATCGCATCAGCTAACCGCGCAGCAATGCACGGTGCAAAGGTTGCACTTATCGAAGCTCAAGACCTTGGTGGTACTTGTGTAAACGTTGGTTGTGTTCCTAAAAAGGTAATGTGGCACGGCGCTCAAGTTGCTGAAGCTATCAACCTATATTCTGAAGATTACGGCTTCGATGTTGACGTAAAAGGCTTCAACTGGAGCAAATTGGTAGAAAACCGCCAAGCGTACATTGGCCGTATCCACCAATCTTACGATCGCGTTCTTGGTAACAACAAAGTAAACGTAATCAAAGGCTTCGCTAAGTTCGTTGACGAGAAAACTGTTGAAGTTAACGGCGAACACTACACAGCAGATCACATCCTGATCGCGGTAGGTGGTCGTCCAACCATTCCAAACATCCCAGGCGCAGAGTACGGCATCGACTCAAACGGCTTCTTCGACCTAATGGAGCAACCTAAACGTGTTGCTGTTATCGGCGCGGGCTACATCGCAGTTGAAATCGCAGGCGTACTAAGCGCACTTGGCACAGAAACACACCTGTTCTGTCGTAAAGAGTCACCACTTCGCAGCTTCGACCCAATGATCATCGAAACATTGGTTGAAGTAATGGAAGCGGAAGGCCCAACACTGCATACACACTCTGTTCCTAAAGAAGTAGTGAAAGAAGCAGATGGCACGCTGACTCTGCACCTTGAGAACGGCAACACTCAAAACGTTGACCACCTAATCTGGGCTATCGGCCGCCACCCAGCGACTGACGCGATCAACCTAGCATCAACTGGCGTTGCAACCAACGACCGTGGCTACATTAAAGTAGACGAGTTCCAAGCGACTAACGTTCCTGGCATCTACTGTGTTGGCGACATCATGGAAGGCGGTATCGAGCTAACACCTGTAGCAGTTAAAGCAGGTCGCCAGCTTTCTGAGCGTCTATTCAACGGTCAAACTAACGCGAAAATGGACTACAACCTAGTACCTACTGTTGTATTCAGCCACCCACCTATCGGCACTATTGGTCTAACGACTCAAGAAGCCGAAGAGAAGTACGGCAAAGACAACATTAAGGTTTACACATCTGGCTTCACTGCGATGTACACAGCAGTAACCAAGCACCGTCAACCTTGTAAGATGAAGCTAGTATGTGCTGGCGAAGAAGAGACCGTAGTCGGCCTACACGGCATCGGCTTCACTGTTGACGAGATGATTCAAGGCTTCGGCGTTGCAATGAAGATGGGCGCAACCAAAGCAGACTTCGATTCTGTTGTGGCAATCCACCCTACAGGCTCAGAAGAGTTTGTTACCATGTAG